One Oncorhynchus kisutch isolate 150728-3 linkage group LG13, Okis_V2, whole genome shotgun sequence DNA window includes the following coding sequences:
- the coa7 gene encoding cytochrome c oxidase assembly factor 7, whose translation MSGLINFEDEKEVKQYLDNIGVEFSYQCYREKDPEGCQRLADYMEGVKKNFESTAQVLKHNCETNKHGESCYKLGAYYIQGKGGFAENLKMAYSCFMTACSSGGKKSVDACHNVGLLAHDGRAMEAGPDPGVARQYYEKACTGGFAPSCFNLSAMYIEGSPKQSKDMGLALRYATRACELGHVWGCANASRMYKLGDGAEKDEKKAEELKNRAKELHFQEKERQLKFGE comes from the exons ATGTCTGGACTGATAAACTTTGAGGACGAAAAAGAGGTGAAGCAGTATTTGGATAACATAGGTGTGGAATTCAGCTACCAGTGTTACAGAGAGAAGGACCCTGAAG GGTGTCAAAGGCTTGCTGACTACATGGAGGGAGTGAAGAAAAACTTTGAGTCGACAGCCCAGGTGCTCAAACACAACTGTGAGACTAATAAACATGGTGAAAGCTGCTACAAGCTCGGGGCTTACTATATCCAAGGCAAAG GGGGATTTGCAGAGAATCTGAAAATGGCCTACTCCTGCTTCATGACGGCCTGCAGCAGTGGCGGTAAGAAGTCTGTGGATGCGTGTCACAACGTGGGTCTCCTCGCCCATGACGGTCGAGCCATGGAAGCCGGCCCTGACCCGGGGGTGGCTAGGCAGTACTATGAGAAGGCATGTACAGGGGGGTTCGCACCCTCCTGCTTCAACCTTAGTGCCATGTATATCGAGGGCTCCCCGAAGCAGAGTAAGGACATGGGCCTGGCTCTGAGGTATGCCACAAGAGCCTGTGAGCTAGGACACGTCTGGGGTTGTGCCAACGCCAGTCGTATGTATAAACTGGGGGACGGGGCTGAGAAGGACGAGAAGAAAGCAGAGGAACTTAAGAACAGGGCAAAAGAGCTTCACTTccaggagaaagagaggcagcTCAAGTTTGGGGAATGA
- the ccdc190 gene encoding uncharacterized protein ccdc190, whose product MAQVVVHLPRNHSVAGSSSECQRRCERAMRGGGGGRGLWQGSEARRREEHRAQARLQGGLQRLEQATSYHLNTLTTEQRRLHRDMLNIRTGNPWRRSLHPLVSQPVNPDPSHLSMPCRTTLPTIPRATRDPKKHRSVKAVCGGVSGLAALQARVHDFLCSSADPQRQGAESSVAPLCLPDLKLQPAAELTSTGLGERGEVEGREGRAEREREYVRGREGRATRKKEEENGRTDRDREKEEYYPLPPPPSDVLAADGRPRTLHLLPDFNQSLAEARKARYIRYRGRPPCERELSITEIFARGNTGSIHRF is encoded by the exons GAGGTGTGAGAGAGCCatgcgtggtggtggtggtggcagggGGCTGTGGCAGGGCAGCGAGGCCcgaaggagagaggagcacagagcTCAGGCTCGCCTGCAGGGGGGGTTACAGAGACTGGAGCAGGCCACGAGCTACCACCTCAACACACTCACCACAGAACAACGAAGACTACACAGAGACATGCTCAACATCAGGACCG GTAACCCCTGGAGGAGGAGCCTTCACCCTCTGGTGTCGCAACCTGTCAACCCtgacccctcccatctctccatgcCCTGCAGGACTACCCTACCCACAATCCCACGGGCCACCAGAGACCCAAAGAAACACAG GTCAGTGAAAGCTGTGTGTGGGGGAGTGTCTGGTCTAGCTGCACTCCAGGCTCGGGTCCATGACTTCCTCTGCAGCTCTGCAGACCCACAGAGACAGGGGGCAGAGAGCTCAGTGGCGCCACTCTGCCTGCCAGACCTCAAACTGCAGCCTGCAGCAGAATTGACCAGCactgggctgggggagagaggggaagtggaagggagggaggggagagctgagagagagagagaatatgtgagggggagagaggggagggcaacgagaaagaaggaggaagagaacgggaggacagacagagacagagagaaagaggagtattatcctctccctcctcccccctccgaCGTCCTCGCTGCTGATGGTCGGCCCAGAACGCTCCACCTCCTGCCTGATTTCAACCAATCACTGGCCGAGGCTCGTAAAGCTCGCTACATCCGTTACCGAGGTCGACCCCCCTGCGAGAGGGAGCTGTCAATCACTGAGATATTCGCCAGGGGCAACACAGGTTCCATCCACAGATTCTGA
- the LOC109902669 gene encoding protein zyg-11 homolog, translating to MDEASPASLTDLCLSYVSGNLEKFCVKHADGSLCLRDSLLFPQELADQLLAKMATEGLLNDSTVGVFRSCEYLRLRRACIRTARISAEAFQRALCPHRLLELDAARVNADLTISDILQGLASNKHCQESLQRLVLTGLTMSSLEEPSHHRFSSLQGLRSLSLANVDFYDAGLADVCSLPRLESLDLSNTSVTNLSPLLGLRERLRSLTLHQLKRLEMSTAQLLAVIGQLEALQHLDISDDKQFTSDVARQLLGEPGILPALVSLDVSGRKQVTDAAVKAFVEERPGMTFVGLLATDAGFSDFLNGEGILKVTGEANETQICESLLRYSERDGFVREALFHLFSLTHVMEKPRPDILKLVILGMKNHPATLNVQLAASACVFNLTKQDLAAGMPVRLLGTVTQLLLEAMRTFPNHQQLQKNCLLSLCSDRILQEVPFNRFEAAKLVMQWLCNHEDQNMQRMAVAIISILAAKLSTEQTAQLGAELFIVKQLLHIVRQKATQGGVDATLKFTLSALWNLTDESPTTCRHFIENQGLELFIKVLESFPSESSIQQKVLGLLNNIAEVGELHEELMVQGFLDHICSLLHSPEVEVSYFAAGILAHLTSRGKAAWTLSITLRSDLLEQLHSAILKWQTPECEMVAYRSFNPFFPLLECFHTPGVQLWAAWAMQHVCSKNAPRYCSMLLEEGGLQQLEKVQTHPDTHADVMRLTDGILESLQRHQARTGQTTQTPPHTHKESDTP from the exons ATG gacgAGGCGTCCCCGGCATCTCTGACAGACCTGTGTCTGTCCTACGTGAGTGGGAACCTggagaagttctgtgtgaagcacGCCGatggatctctctgtctcagagACTCTTTACTGTTCCCCCAGGAGCTAGCTGACCAGCTGTTAGCTAAAATGGCCACTGAAG GTCTGTTGAATGACAGTACAGTGGGAGTGTTTCGTAGCTGTGAGTACCTAAGGCTGCGTCGTGCGTGTATCCGGACTGCTCGTATCTCTGCCGAGGCATTCCAGAGAGCACTCTGTCCTCACCGCCTGCTGGAGCTGGACGCTGCCAGGGTCAACGCTGACCTCACCATCTCTGACATACTACAGGGACTGGCCTCCAACAAACACTGCCAG GAGAGCTTACAGCGGTTGGTCCTGACAGGTCTAACCATGTCCTCTCTGGAGGAACCATCTCATCACCGCTTCAGCTCTCTCCAGGGGCTCCGCTCCCTCTCCCTGGCCAATGTGGACTTCTACGATGCTGGGCTGGCTGACGTGTGTTCCCTACCCCGCCTGGAGAGCCTGGACCTGTCCAACACCTCAGTAACCAACCTCAGTCCTCTACTGGGCCTCAGGGAGAGGCTGAGGTCACTAACACTACACCAGCTGAAGAGGCTGGAGATGAGCACCGCACAGCTATTGGCTGTCATTGGACAACTGGAGGCACTGCAG CACCTGGACATCAGTGATGATAAACAGTTCACATCAGACGTGGCTCGTCAGTTGCTGGGCGAACCTGGGATCCTGCCTGCTCTGGTCTCTCTGGATGTGTCTGGACGCAAACAG GTGACAGATGCAGCGGTCAAGGCGTTTGTAGAGGAACGTCCAGGGATGACCTTTGTTGGTCTGCTGGCTACAGATGCTGGCTTCTCTGACTTCCTCAATGGAGAGGGCATCCTCAAG GTGACAGGAGAGGCAAATGAGACTCAGATCTGTGAGTCGCTGCTTCGCTACAGTGAGAGAGACGGCTTTGTCAGAGAGGCTCTGTTTCATCTGTTCAGTCTCACTCACGTCATGGAGAAACCACGGCCTGACATACTCAAG TTGGTAATACTGGGGATGAAGAACCACCCTGCCACCCTGAACGTCCAGTTGGCAGCCAGTGCGTGTGTGTTTAACCTGACCAAGCAGGACCTGGCAGCGGGCATGCCTGTTAGACTGCTTGGCACAGTCACTCAACTACTGCTGGAGGCCATGAGGACCTTCCCTAACCaccaacag TTGCAAAAGAAttgccttctctctctgtgcagtGACCGCATACTGCAGGAGGTCCCCTTCAACAG GTTTGAGGCTGCTAAGCTGGTGATGCAGTGGCTATGTAACCATGAGGACCAGAACATGCAGAGGATGGCTGTGGCTATCATTTCTATACTGGCTGCcaag TTATCTACAGAGCAGACAGCCCAGCTGGGAGCAGAGCTGTTCATAGTGAAG caacTCCTCCACATTGTGCGTCAGAAGGCGACTCAGGGCGGGGTGGATGCCACCCTCAAGTTCACACTGAGCGCGCTCTGGAACCTCACCGACGAATCACCAACCACCTGCCGCCATTTTATAGAGAACCAGGGACTGGAGCTGTTCATTAAAGTTCTGGAG tCGTTCCCCTCGGAGTCTTCCATCCAGCAGAAGGTGTTGGGGCTGCTG AACAACATAGCAGAGGTCGGGGAGCTGCATGAGGAGCTGATGGTTCAGGGCTTTCTGGATCACATCTGCTCCCTGCTCCACAGCCCTGAGGTGGAGGTGTCCTACTTCGCTGCTGGGATACTGGCCCACCTCACCTCCAGAGGAAAGGCTGCATGGACACTCAGTATCACACTGAGGTCTGACCTGCTAGAACAACTG CACTCTGCCATCCTGAAGTGGCAGACCCCAGAGTGTGAGATGGTGGCTTACAG gTCCTTTAACCCTTTTTTCCCCCTGTTGGAGTGTTTCCACACCCCAGGAGTCCAGCTGTGGGCAGCCTGGGCCATGCAGCATGTTTGCAGCAAGAacg CCCCTCGGTACTGCAGTATGCTGCTGGAGGAGGGAGGTCTGCAGCAGCTGGAAAAGGTCCAGACACACCCCGACACACACGCAGATGTCATGCGATTGACTGATGGCATCCTGGAGAGCCTGCAGCGCCACCAGGCTCGCACCGGCCAGACCACAcaaacacccccacacacacacaaag aGAGTGATACACCCTGA